Genomic window (Candidatus Aminicenantes bacterium):
CGCTTTACATCCTGTACCACTTCCCAACAAAACAACTGGACGGCCGGACGCATCTATTTCGAGGTGATCCGGAAAGAACGCCGCGGGGATTACCTGGGCAAAACCGTACAGGTGATTCCCCATGTGACCGACGCAATCTGTGAAGCGGTGACGCGTCTGGATGGCGAGTATGACATCGTCCTAGTGGAAATCGGTGGTACGGTGGGAGACATTGAAAGCCTGCCTTTCCTGGAGGCCATTCGCCAGATCGGCCTGCAACGTTCCCCTGAAGATACCCTTTATGTCCACTTAACCCTGGTTCCCTATATTAAAACCGCCGGTGAGTTGAAAACCAAGCCCACCCAGCACAGTGTGAAATCGCTGCGGGAGATCGGCATTCAGCCGGA
Coding sequences:
- a CDS encoding CTP synthase gives rise to the protein MKQTKYIFITGGVLSSLGKGVAAASIGNILESFGYRITIIKLDPYLNVDPGTMSPFQHGEVFVTEDGAETDLDLGHYERFTSCTTSQQNNWTAGRIYFEVIRKERRGDYLGKTVQVIPHVTDAICEAVTRLDGEYDIVLVEIGGTVGDIESLPFLEAIRQIGLQRSPEDTLYVHLTLVPYIKTAGELKTKPTQHSVKSLREIGIQP